The following nucleotide sequence is from Mucilaginibacter sp. cycad4.
CACTTTATCAATGATCCGCGGATCGATCAGCGGGCAGTCGGCAGGGATTTTTACCACTACGTCGGCATTGAAAAATTTGGCCGCCTGGTAGTGCCTGTCCAACAAGTTGCCAAGGCTGCCGCGATAGCACGGAATGTTAAGGTTTTCGGCTTCATGCGCAATAATATCATCTTCGGCACCTTCGGAGGTGGCAATGACAATGCCGGCCTGGTGCTGGATCATGTCCAACCGCTCAACCATGCGGGCCAATAAACTTTTACCCAATATAGGCAGCATTACTTTGCCATATAAACGACTTGATGCCATACGGGCCGGCACAATGATCACTACACGCTCATCCATCTTTTCCGGAAATTTGAGGTTTATCAAAAAAACATTAACGGGTTAAATGTATAATGGTAAGGTTTAAATATGGCGAAGTTTATATTATTAAATTGTTAACCCAATGGGCAATCTGTAAAAAATAAAACCCGGCACGCAGGCCGGGCTTTACAATATAGGTATAGGTTATTTAATAATAGTAAACGTTTGTTTGAATATCGGCACTTAGTTTTTTATCATCTGTGGCTGTTGCGATACCCTGCAGCCATACGGTATAAACAGAACCCGCACGGATGTTAACATTGGTAAGGCTGGCCAATACAGTGGTGGTACCCTTTTTACGGATATTAAGTGTGTAAGTAACACCGCCTTTAATAGTCACAAAATCAGATACCTGTTTGTAAGCTTTGTTCGTTGCCAGTACCGAATCTTTTGAAGTAACCAGGTCAACCGTACCTACATCGGCGCTTAAGTTTGCCAAACGGATGCTGGCCATCCCGGCGGCCGGCTGAACGATAGAATCGGCAACAAAAATTACATCGCGTTTGCCAGCAGTGTTGGCAAGGTATACCGAGTAAAGTTTTTTAGCTACGAGGGTAATGGTATCGTCAGCAACTTTTTGCTTTGTGCCGGAAACATAAAACGTTGCTGTTCTTTTACCGGTGTAGGCATTAATGTAATCTATACCATGACCGTAACGAATAGGGAAAGTATTGGCCCTGTTAGGCTCAAGATAAAAATCGACCGGATCAGAATCGGGTGAGGCGTTGATGACCGAAACAAGCGCCACCGGCGGCTGAACGTAATTGTTGTGGTCTTTTAAACACGAACTGAGTGTTGCTGCCAGCAAACACACCATCCCGATAATGCCTGCCCGCCTTGTTAATTTTTGCTGAACTGTTTTCATAAACTAAAATATTGGTAGTAAACTGATATTTTAACTTTACGTAACCAGCAGGCATTACGCTACTTTGGGTTAAAAATTTTAACCCCGGTGTGATTAGGATAATACGCTCATGTTTTTGTTTTAGTGTATAATAATGGAATTTCAATTCACTTGACAGCTAAAATCAGCATACACAACGCTTAAAGCTAATAGCTTGATTGTTAATATTATTTAATAGTCTGTTATAAAAGGGGAGGGTGAGTATTGTTTTTATCTATAGGTTCTATTTTTCCAATTGTTCGTCAATAAGGTGCTGCAGTTCATTTTTAAATTCGTCATCAAGTTTAATGTTTTCGGCAATGGGCTGATGGAACATGCTTTTGATCATGCGGTTTATTGCAGTACTTTGTTGCTGGTACACCCTGCAAACCCGGCAGCCTGCCAGGTGAATTTTTAGTTCCAGTTTTTCGCGGAGGGTGATCTTTCCTATATCCTGCTTCTCCATTAAATAAGTAGCCTTTTTGCAGTTATAAGCTATTTTAGTTAATTCGTCCATATCCAATAATTTTAAATCCAGTTTTTTTGAAGGCATTCTCTCAGGCTTAGTTTGGCGCGATGGATGATCACCCAAAAATTAGCGGGTGTAATCCTAAGGTCGCCACAAATGGTATCTGTGGGCTCATCATCAAGGTGTTTCATAGTGAAAACCGAAAGCCAGAGTGAGGGTAGCCTTTTCAGGCACCTTTGCAGTATAAGTTCAAATTCTTTGCTTTCGAGATGATCGGTTTGTTCAATGCCGAATTCCTGCGGTCGGTGGTTTGGTTTCCAGTTATGGGCATCCGGCTCAAAAAAATCATCTGTTTCGTGTTCGGCAGATGTTAGTCCCGGTTCTTTAACAAAGGCCGATGCCTTTTTGCGGTAAACATCAATGATCTTGTTCTTTATAATAGCGGTAAGCCATGTGCGTTCGGTGCTTTTACCTTCAAATTTTTGCAGCCGTTCCAATGCAGCTAAAAAAGTTTCCTGTACAAGGTCACGGGCTAATTCCTGGTCATTGATCCGTGTGAGGGCATATTTATAAAGATAGTCGGCATGGAGTGCTACCCAGGTACGCGGACCGGTAATGTTATCAAGACTGATATTGTTGCTGTTTTGGCTTTGCATAAATCAATGTTGCGGTAATGGTTTGAGTAAAAGTTTATTGCCCATGCAGTATTCCTGTTGTTTTGATTTCTGCATTAGTCGGGGAGAAGAAGGAAACCTTACAGGATTTTTTATTTTTTAAAACGGAATAGAATAACAGGATCAGAAACTCAGGTAATTCTTTAATTTCAGGTCAATGCAGACCAAATCAATTTCAGACAATAAAATGACAGAAATGCTTTAGTCCTCCTGTAAGGTTTTCTGTATTCCTCCGACTAAGGGGTATGAAAAAGATAAATCTGTTTGTAATACCATTTATATTATTGGCCCTTAACGCGTGCAGCCAAAGCGCTCCGCAGGCCGATAAAACCGTTGATACCAAAACATATCCCCAGGCCAAACCGGCCAGTTACTGGAAGCAGGTGCTGACGCCGGAGGCATATGAAATCCTGGTAAACAAGGGGACGGAACAGCCTTACCATAACCCTTACTGGAACAATCATGAAAAAGGGATGTATGTGAGTGCGGCTACCGGGAAACCATTGTTTAGCTCGGATGCCAAATTTGAATCCGGTACTGGCTGGCCGAGCTTTTTTAAACCTATCGACCCAAAAGCGATCAAAATTGTAAAAGATACATCGTACGGGATGGTACGCGAAGAAGTGGTTGAAGCCAGCACCGGCTTACATCTTGGCCACGTTTTTAACGACGGACCGGCACCTACGGGCAAACGTTATTGTATGGATTCATATGCTTTTAAGTTTATTCCGGCTAAATAATTAACCATTATACAAAGTCCAGTAATTAACTTTACATAAAGTAATTAAATAATATTAATAATCAGGTTGTTAGCTTTAGGCTTTGTGCATTCGCTTTCAGCTTTTATTTAAATTAAAAAGATCATGTTAACAAAAAAGTTAAATATATGCCTGCTTGGCCTGCTAATATTATTTGGCTGCGCCGATGCACAAACCGGCGGAAACGGTTTTGCAAACCTGCCTGCTCCAAAGGCGGGTGAAAAGGTTGCCACTTTTGCAGGTGGTTGTTTCTGGAGCCTTTCGGAAGGTTTGTATGAATTAAAGGGCGTTACTAAAGTAGTAGCCGGATATGCCGGCGGCACAACTAAAAATCCGTCGTACGAGGATGTTTGCGGCAAAAATACGGGCCATGCCGAATCGGTACAGGTTTACTATAACCCTGCCGAGATAAGTTACGCCGCTTTAGCCGAAGCATTCTTTTATGCGCACGACCCTACTACTATCGACAGGCAGGGCCCGGACGTGGGCGACGACTACCGCTCAGTAGCCTTTTACCGTACACCCGAAGAAAAGAAAACTTTGGAAAGCGTGATAGCTAAAGTTAATGCTACACATCATTACAGCGGCCCTATTGTTACACAGGTTGTTCCGTTTAAAGTATTATATCCTGCAGAAAATTATCACCAGGGATATTACAGGCAGCATATGAATAGCCCCTA
It contains:
- the msrB gene encoding peptide-methionine (R)-S-oxide reductase MsrB, which encodes MKKINLFVIPFILLALNACSQSAPQADKTVDTKTYPQAKPASYWKQVLTPEAYEILVNKGTEQPYHNPYWNNHEKGMYVSAATGKPLFSSDAKFESGTGWPSFFKPIDPKAIKIVKDTSYGMVREEVVEASTGLHLGHVFNDGPAPTGKRYCMDSYAFKFIPAK
- a CDS encoding DUF4397 domain-containing protein, with protein sequence MKTVQQKLTRRAGIIGMVCLLAATLSSCLKDHNNYVQPPVALVSVINASPDSDPVDFYLEPNRANTFPIRYGHGIDYINAYTGKRTATFYVSGTKQKVADDTITLVAKKLYSVYLANTAGKRDVIFVADSIVQPAAGMASIRLANLSADVGTVDLVTSKDSVLATNKAYKQVSDFVTIKGGVTYTLNIRKKGTTTVLASLTNVNIRAGSVYTVWLQGIATATDDKKLSADIQTNVYYY
- the msrA gene encoding peptide-methionine (S)-S-oxide reductase MsrA codes for the protein MLTKKLNICLLGLLILFGCADAQTGGNGFANLPAPKAGEKVATFAGGCFWSLSEGLYELKGVTKVVAGYAGGTTKNPSYEDVCGKNTGHAESVQVYYNPAEISYAALAEAFFYAHDPTTIDRQGPDVGDDYRSVAFYRTPEEKKTLESVIAKVNATHHYSGPIVTQVVPFKVLYPAENYHQGYYRQHMNSPYIAHVSVPKVLKLRKAMNSLLKPEFQHKDPS
- a CDS encoding sigma-70 family RNA polymerase sigma factor, with protein sequence MQSQNSNNISLDNITGPRTWVALHADYLYKYALTRINDQELARDLVQETFLAALERLQKFEGKSTERTWLTAIIKNKIIDVYRKKASAFVKEPGLTSAEHETDDFFEPDAHNWKPNHRPQEFGIEQTDHLESKEFELILQRCLKRLPSLWLSVFTMKHLDDEPTDTICGDLRITPANFWVIIHRAKLSLRECLQKNWI